Proteins from a single region of Chengkuizengella sediminis:
- a CDS encoding 5'-methylthioadenosine/adenosylhomocysteine nucleosidase, translated as MNYNKIGLIGAMDEEIKRFLDHIDNPKTVVKAGIQFYEGYFHDTKVVLCKSGVGKVNAAICSQILIDTFMVDAVIFTGVAGALHPELQIGDILISTDCMHHDMDATALGFDKGMIPYDKTSIFKADHELVNLAFNASEKWFKDRTRKGRVLSGDQFIADREIVRNLYKQMDGDCTEMEGAAVAQVCSMNAVPFVVIRSMSDKADGSANVNFAEFVVKASQHSYQIVEHMFKNITPHKM; from the coding sequence ATGAATTATAATAAGATAGGATTAATTGGTGCAATGGATGAAGAAATAAAAAGATTTCTTGATCATATTGACAATCCAAAAACGGTTGTAAAAGCAGGAATACAGTTTTATGAAGGATATTTTCACGATACAAAGGTCGTATTATGTAAATCTGGTGTAGGAAAAGTAAACGCGGCAATATGTTCTCAAATTTTAATTGATACCTTCATGGTAGATGCTGTTATTTTTACAGGTGTTGCAGGTGCTCTTCATCCAGAACTACAAATAGGTGATATTCTTATCTCTACGGATTGTATGCATCACGATATGGATGCTACAGCACTTGGTTTTGATAAAGGTATGATTCCTTATGATAAAACCTCTATTTTTAAAGCAGATCATGAGTTGGTAAATTTAGCTTTCAATGCAAGTGAAAAGTGGTTTAAAGATCGTACTCGAAAAGGAAGAGTATTATCCGGAGATCAATTTATTGCTGATCGTGAGATTGTTAGAAATTTATATAAACAGATGGATGGGGATTGTACAGAAATGGAAGGGGCAGCAGTAGCTCAAGTGTGCTCCATGAATGCAGTTCCATTTGTCGTTATTCGTTCGATGTCCGATAAAGCTGATGGTTCAGCAAATGTTAATTTTGCAGAGTTTGTTGTAAAAGCCTCTCAACATTCTTATCAAATTGTAGAGCATATGTTTAAAAACATTACCCCTCACAAAATGTGA